The following coding sequences are from one Salvia hispanica cultivar TCC Black 2014 chromosome 3, UniMelb_Shisp_WGS_1.0, whole genome shotgun sequence window:
- the LOC125210819 gene encoding uncharacterized protein LOC125210819, with the protein MSNGKRPMMQSSTGTFSQEGGISNGNRPMMQSGTGTFSHEDGMSNGKHPIMQSGTGTFSLEGVAGSGRQKFRKGDRSRRIWIFREEEILAATLLDLVAHGWKSDNGFRTGYLTKIEERLRTEFLNCDIRRTPHITSKIGTWKKSYGILRSILSRTGVGLNLHNDFMIDCDGEQ; encoded by the exons ATGTCAAATGGAAAACGTCCAATGATGCAGAGTAGTACTGGTACCTTCTCACAGGAAG GTGGTATATCAAATGGAAACCGCCCAATGATGCAGAGTGGTACTGGTACCTTCTCACATGAAG ATGGTATGTCAAATGGAAAACACCCAATAATGCAGAGTGGTACTGGTACCTTCTCATTGGAAG GTGTGGCTGGTTCGGGAAGGCAAAAGTTTCGTAAGGGGGACCGTTCACGCCGCATTTGGATCTTCCGTGAAGAGGAGATCTTAGCCGCCACTTTGCTGGATCTAGTTGCTCACGGATGGAAATCCGACAATGGATTTCGTACGGGATACTTGACCAAGATCGAGGAGAGACTTCGTACGGAATTTCTAAATTGCGACATCAGGAGGACTCCACACATCACTTCCAAAATCGGCACCTGGAAAAAGAGTTATGGGATTCTTAGATCCATCTTGAGTCGAACAGGGGTTGGTTTGAATCTCCACAACGATTTCATGATTGATTGTGATGGCGAGCAATGA